A single region of the Paramicrobacterium fandaimingii genome encodes:
- a CDS encoding ABC transporter substrate-binding protein produces MKTTKSLFLIGAVSIAAVSLTGCTSDLEAGGDTDGKVESVALMVQDLSNPFFASMNNGVKAAAEELGATYTAQDGRQDLAAQNDQIDAFIQQGLDVLLLNAVDSEGIGPAVDRAIDAGITVVAVDVGAKGAQATVTTDNVQAGEISCQALVDDIGGAGNILIVDGTPITSIQDRMEGCQNVLDENPDVKVVATQNGDNGREKALTLTTDMLTAHPDVVGIFGVNDPTALGAVLAAQQAGKTDIAVTGVDGSPEAVAEMGKDDSQFIATAAQDPYLLGTTGLEMAVKLRKGETLDDDLVLVPSSIVTREKLDEYDGWK; encoded by the coding sequence ATGAAGACAACGAAGTCGCTGTTTCTTATCGGAGCAGTCTCAATCGCGGCGGTGTCCTTGACCGGCTGCACGAGCGACTTGGAAGCGGGAGGGGACACCGACGGCAAGGTCGAGTCTGTCGCGCTGATGGTGCAAGACCTCAGCAACCCGTTTTTCGCCTCGATGAACAATGGCGTGAAAGCCGCCGCAGAAGAGCTGGGAGCGACATACACAGCTCAAGACGGACGCCAGGATCTTGCAGCGCAAAACGACCAGATCGACGCGTTCATTCAGCAAGGTCTCGATGTCTTGCTTCTGAACGCCGTCGATTCCGAGGGCATCGGACCCGCTGTTGACCGCGCTATTGACGCGGGAATCACTGTCGTGGCTGTCGACGTTGGCGCGAAAGGCGCTCAGGCCACCGTGACGACAGACAACGTACAGGCCGGCGAGATCTCGTGCCAGGCACTCGTCGATGACATCGGCGGTGCGGGCAACATTCTGATCGTCGACGGAACGCCCATCACATCGATCCAAGATCGAATGGAAGGGTGCCAGAACGTTCTTGACGAGAACCCAGACGTGAAGGTCGTCGCGACGCAGAACGGGGACAACGGCAGAGAGAAAGCTCTGACGCTGACCACAGACATGCTGACGGCGCACCCAGACGTTGTGGGTATCTTCGGCGTGAACGACCCCACAGCTCTGGGAGCCGTACTCGCGGCTCAGCAGGCGGGGAAGACCGATATCGCGGTCACCGGCGTCGACGGATCCCCTGAGGCCGTCGCCGAGATGGGCAAAGACGACAGCCAGTTCATTGCAACGGCTGCTCAAGACCCGTACCTGTTGGGAACGACGGGGCTTGAGATGGCCGTGAAGCTACGAAAGGGCGAGACGCTCGATGACGACCTCGTGCTCGTTCCGAGTTCGATCGTCACACGCGAGAAGCTCGACGAGTACGACGGCTGGAAGTAG
- a CDS encoding LacI family DNA-binding transcriptional regulator → MAARAGVSIKTVSRVVNGVTTVNPELAERVRAAAAALSYRANPAASALRTGAPSRTIGLLIKDLNNDFYAAIASAIADVARANGAQLITAPSGEDVTDERVVVRDLVRRRLDGLLIVPTSGDQSALAQEIDPHIPVVYLDRRPEGIEADSVVLDNVNGAREAVFALINDGHTRIAGLFDTLNMPTMHERLRGLKDAFVAAGLQHDDGLIATDLATPDAAFAATSTMLERDDPPTAFFCGNNRSGIGALRALWANGRSEPLVTFDDFELSDLMPRDFSVVSYDKHSIGRLGAELLFRRIDGEQFEPQSIVLPTHREKRGVA, encoded by the coding sequence GTGGCTGCCCGCGCAGGCGTGAGCATCAAGACAGTCTCGCGGGTCGTCAATGGGGTGACGACCGTGAATCCGGAGCTTGCCGAGCGCGTTCGGGCCGCTGCGGCAGCGCTCTCGTACCGCGCCAACCCCGCAGCATCCGCTCTGAGAACGGGCGCGCCGTCTCGCACAATCGGACTGCTCATCAAAGACCTCAACAATGACTTCTACGCGGCGATCGCCTCGGCGATCGCCGACGTCGCCCGTGCGAACGGAGCTCAGCTGATCACAGCTCCGTCTGGCGAGGATGTCACCGATGAACGGGTGGTTGTTCGAGATCTGGTGCGCCGTCGACTCGATGGACTGCTTATCGTTCCCACCAGCGGCGATCAATCCGCCCTGGCGCAGGAAATCGATCCCCATATTCCCGTCGTCTATCTCGATCGGCGCCCGGAAGGCATCGAGGCAGACAGCGTCGTGCTCGACAACGTGAACGGTGCACGTGAGGCGGTCTTCGCCCTCATCAATGACGGCCACACCCGAATCGCGGGCCTCTTCGACACTCTGAACATGCCGACGATGCACGAGAGATTGCGCGGACTCAAGGACGCCTTCGTCGCTGCCGGACTGCAGCACGATGACGGTCTCATCGCGACGGATCTGGCAACACCGGATGCCGCGTTCGCCGCCACCTCGACGATGCTCGAGCGAGACGACCCTCCCACCGCCTTCTTCTGCGGAAACAATCGCTCAGGCATCGGGGCGCTCCGCGCTCTGTGGGCGAACGGACGCTCAGAGCCGCTTGTCACGTTCGACGACTTCGAGCTCTCAGACCTGATGCCCCGTGATTTCTCCGTCGTGAGCTATGACAAGCATTCGATCGGGCGTTTGGGCGCCGAGCTGCTCTTTCGCCGAATCGACGGCGAGCAGTTCGAACCGCAATCGATCGTGCTGCCGACCCACCGAGAGAAGCGAGGAGTGGCATGA
- a CDS encoding class I mannose-6-phosphate isomerase, translating into MTAEGDASTFTPVFLGANQPAARFYDGGAKISRFRSTEASAPFTPEDWVASTTSLFGEHDLGLTVLPNGQLLRDAISTNPVAWLGDEHVRSYGPDSMLLVKLLDAGERLPVHIHPGGVFARAHLGARHGKAEAWHILDAGEIHLGFRRSVRPDEIRDWVDRQDVAAMLDAMHRVQVNVGDFIFVPAGVPHAIGKGVFLVEVQEPADMSILLEWDGYDLDGPRDGHLGLGFDRALEAVAAEAFTMGEINQLVTRADAGNTLPASADSYFRAETLRVEQPQRVDAGFGILISLEGAGTITTATGFHAPIARGDTVVIPHGCGAVTLSGASTILHCRPPAPR; encoded by the coding sequence ATGACCGCCGAAGGCGATGCGTCGACATTCACCCCCGTCTTTCTCGGGGCGAATCAGCCTGCTGCGCGGTTCTATGACGGGGGCGCCAAGATCTCCCGGTTTCGGTCGACGGAGGCGTCAGCTCCATTCACCCCGGAAGACTGGGTGGCATCGACGACATCGCTCTTCGGCGAGCACGATCTCGGGCTCACGGTGCTGCCAAACGGGCAGCTGCTGCGCGACGCAATCAGCACCAACCCCGTTGCATGGTTGGGCGACGAGCATGTGCGCAGCTACGGTCCCGACTCCATGCTGCTCGTCAAGCTTCTCGACGCCGGAGAGCGACTTCCCGTGCACATCCACCCCGGCGGGGTGTTCGCGCGGGCGCACCTTGGCGCCCGGCATGGCAAAGCAGAGGCCTGGCACATCCTCGACGCGGGCGAGATTCACCTGGGATTTCGCCGCAGCGTTCGCCCCGACGAGATTCGGGACTGGGTCGACAGACAAGACGTGGCGGCGATGCTCGATGCCATGCACCGCGTTCAGGTGAACGTCGGCGATTTCATCTTCGTTCCTGCCGGGGTGCCGCACGCGATCGGCAAGGGTGTCTTTCTCGTCGAAGTCCAGGAGCCCGCAGACATGTCGATTCTGCTGGAGTGGGACGGTTACGATCTCGACGGGCCCCGGGACGGGCATCTCGGGCTCGGGTTCGATCGTGCGCTGGAAGCCGTCGCCGCAGAGGCGTTCACCATGGGCGAGATCAACCAGCTCGTCACACGAGCGGATGCCGGAAACACGCTCCCGGCCTCGGCGGACAGCTACTTTCGCGCGGAGACCCTGCGCGTTGAGCAACCTCAGCGTGTGGATGCCGGCTTCGGCATTCTCATCTCTCTCGAGGGCGCCGGAACGATCACCACAGCCACCGGATTTCACGCCCCCATTGCGCGCGGCGACACGGTTGTGATTCCCCACGGATGCGGGGCCGTCACGCTTTCTGGAGCATCCACGATTCTTCACTGCAGGCCGCCCGCGCCCCGGTGA
- a CDS encoding Gfo/Idh/MocA family protein — translation MSEFRTITDAAPLRLVQVGAGGMGRAWIRTITANPDVELVGLVDINTDAAHAALEQAGLSGIVVGTSTAEVAAQSGAHAVVNVTVPAAHHPVNVEALFVGLPVLCEKPAAPTVAQALSLAAAASVSGELLMISQSRRYYPELAQLRAIAGELGEIGAVTTEFFKAPHFGGFREQMPHVLLVDMAIHAFDAARYVLDADPVAVYCEEWNPGFSWFDGAANATATFEFEGGTRYVYTGSWCADGIETSWNGTWRITGAGGSATWDGEGMPRLQRLDEPTVTTPDAADSGAAREIAGSLAEFVSVLRSGQTPSGEIHSNVYSLAMVEAAVRSAETGARVRLAAVLDEAHREALAAERRDDVRADLERSSVLTS, via the coding sequence TTGAGCGAGTTCAGAACGATCACGGATGCTGCGCCGCTGCGCCTCGTGCAGGTCGGCGCGGGCGGCATGGGGCGGGCGTGGATTCGAACGATCACCGCGAACCCCGACGTCGAGCTTGTCGGTCTCGTCGATATCAACACGGATGCCGCACACGCCGCTCTTGAGCAGGCCGGACTGTCGGGCATCGTCGTGGGAACGAGCACCGCAGAGGTTGCCGCGCAGTCCGGAGCGCACGCTGTTGTGAACGTCACGGTTCCTGCAGCGCACCATCCGGTGAACGTCGAGGCGCTGTTTGTCGGTCTTCCCGTGCTGTGCGAGAAGCCCGCCGCGCCCACCGTCGCGCAAGCGCTCTCGCTTGCGGCAGCCGCATCCGTCAGCGGCGAGCTGCTCATGATCAGCCAGTCGCGCCGCTACTACCCCGAGCTTGCCCAGCTGCGCGCCATCGCCGGCGAGCTCGGCGAGATCGGCGCGGTCACAACCGAGTTCTTCAAGGCGCCGCACTTCGGCGGGTTCCGCGAGCAGATGCCCCACGTGCTGCTCGTCGATATGGCGATTCACGCCTTCGACGCCGCGCGCTACGTTCTCGACGCCGACCCGGTGGCGGTGTACTGCGAAGAGTGGAACCCCGGTTTCAGCTGGTTCGACGGTGCGGCGAATGCCACGGCGACGTTCGAGTTCGAGGGAGGCACGCGCTACGTGTATACGGGCAGCTGGTGCGCCGACGGCATCGAGACGTCGTGGAACGGCACCTGGCGCATCACGGGTGCGGGCGGATCCGCGACGTGGGATGGTGAGGGGATGCCGCGGCTGCAGCGCCTCGACGAGCCGACGGTGACAACACCGGATGCCGCCGATTCCGGCGCCGCGCGGGAGATCGCTGGCTCGCTCGCCGAGTTCGTCTCGGTGCTGCGCTCGGGGCAGACGCCCTCGGGGGAGATCCACTCAAACGTCTACAGTCTGGCGATGGTCGAAGCGGCGGTGCGGTCAGCAGAGACGGGCGCTCGGGTGCGGCTCGCCGCCGTGCTTGACGAGGCGCACCGAGAGGCGCTCGCCGCGGAGCGCCGTGACGACGTGCGTGCCGATCTCGAGAGGAGTTCGGTGCTCACGAGCTGA
- a CDS encoding ThuA domain-containing protein, with protein sequence MSGITTPEYPIRVVVWGENRHEQVQQNVRDIYPHGMHTTIKEGIDEHLGERASVTTATLDDPEHGLTEEVLQNTDVLVWWGHAAHAEVADEIVERVHRHVLAGMGLLVLHSGHWSKIFGKLMGTSCTLRWRSEEDREIVWTVSPSHPIARGIPHPFIIPQQEMYGEFFDVPAPDELVFLSTFSGGEVFRSGMTYRRGYGKIFFFSPGDQDFPVYHQKEVRQVIANGIEWAKTLRPERTDPVLLRYETEDFYNGRGYQGAMHS encoded by the coding sequence CACGAGCAGGTGCAGCAGAACGTGCGAGACATCTACCCCCACGGCATGCACACGACGATCAAGGAGGGAATCGACGAGCACCTCGGCGAGCGGGCGTCCGTCACGACGGCGACGCTCGATGACCCCGAGCATGGCCTCACCGAGGAGGTGCTTCAGAATACAGACGTGCTCGTGTGGTGGGGGCACGCGGCCCACGCCGAGGTTGCAGACGAGATCGTCGAACGCGTTCACCGTCACGTGCTCGCGGGCATGGGGCTGCTCGTGCTGCATTCGGGGCACTGGTCGAAGATCTTCGGCAAGCTCATGGGCACCTCGTGCACCCTGCGCTGGCGGTCAGAAGAAGATCGCGAGATCGTGTGGACGGTCAGCCCCTCGCACCCGATTGCTCGGGGCATCCCTCACCCGTTCATCATTCCGCAGCAAGAGATGTACGGCGAGTTCTTCGACGTTCCGGCGCCAGACGAGCTCGTGTTTCTCTCGACATTTTCGGGCGGCGAGGTGTTTCGCAGCGGCATGACGTATCGGCGCGGCTATGGCAAGATCTTCTTCTTCAGCCCGGGCGACCAGGACTTTCCGGTGTACCACCAGAAAGAGGTGCGTCAGGTGATCGCGAACGGCATCGAGTGGGCCAAGACCCTGAGGCCCGAGCGCACCGACCCTGTGCTGCTGCGATACGAGACCGAAGACTTCTACAACGGCCGGGGTTACCAGGGAGCGATGCACAGTTGA